The Pongo abelii isolate AG06213 chromosome 20, NHGRI_mPonAbe1-v2.0_pri, whole genome shotgun sequence genome window below encodes:
- the LOC100433605 gene encoding 4-galactosyl-N-acetylglucosaminide 3-alpha-L-fucosyltransferase FUT5, whose product MDPLGPAKPQWPWRRCLAALLFQLLVAVCFFSYLRVSRDDATGSPRPGLMAVEPVTGAPNGSRCQDSTATPARPTLLILLWTWPFTTPIALPRCSEMVPGVADCNITADSSVYPQADAVIVHHWDIMYNPGANLPPPTRPQGQRWIWFSLESPSNCRHLEALDGYFNLTMSYRSDSDIFTPYGWLEPWSGQPAHPPLNLSAKTELVAWAVSNWKLNSARVRYYQSLQAHLKVDVYGRSHKPLPQGTMMETLSRYKFYLAFENSVHPDYITEKLWRNALEAWAVPVVLGPSRSNYERFLPPDAFIHVDDFQSPKDLARYLQELDKDHARYLSYFRWRETLRPRSFSWALDFCKACWKLQQESRYQTVRSIAAWFT is encoded by the coding sequence ATGGATCCCCTGGGCCCAGCCAAGCCACAATGGCCGTGGCGCCGCTGTCTGGCCGCGCTGCTGTTTCAGCTGCTGGTGGCTGTGTGTTTCTTCTCCTACCTGCGTGTGTCCCGAGACGATGCCACTGGATCCCCTAGGCCAGGGCTCATGGCAGTGGAACCTGTCACTGGGGCTCCCAATGGGTCCCGCTGCCAGGATAGCACGGCGACCCCTGCCCGCCCCACCCTCCTGATCCTGCTGTGGACGTGGCCTTTTACCACACCCATAGCTCTGCCCCGCTGCTCAGAGATGGTGCCCGGCGTGGCCGACTGCAACATCACTGCCGACTCCAGTGTGTACCCACAGGCAGACGCGGTCATCGTGCACCACTGGGATATCATGTACAACCCCGGTGCCAACCTCCCGCCCCCCACCAGGCCGCAGGGGCAGCGCTGGATCTGGTTCAGCTTGGAGTCCCCCAGCAACTGCCGGCACCTGGAAGCCCTGGACGGATACTTCAATCTCACCATGTCCTACCGCAGCGACTCCGACATCTTCACGCCCTACGGCTGGTTGGAACCGTGGTCCGGCCAGCCTGCCCACCCACCGCTCAACCTCTCGGCCAAGACCGAGCTGGTGGCCTGGGCGGTGTCCAACTGGAAGCTAAACTCCGCCAGGGTGCGCTACTACCAGAGCCTGCAGGCCCATCTCAAGGTGGACGTGTACGGACGCTCCCACAAGCCCCTGCCCCAGGGGACCATGATGGAGACGTTGTCCCGGTACAAGTTCTACCTGGCCTTCGAGAACTCCGTGCACCCCGACTACATCACTGAGAAGCTGTGGAGGAACGCCCTGGAGGCCTGGGCCGTGCCCGTGGTGCTGGGCCCCAGCAGAAGCAACTACGAGAGGTTCCTGCCGCCCGACGCCTTCATCCACGTGGACGACTTCCAGAGCCCCAAGGACCTGGCCCGGTACCTGCAGGAGCTGGACAAGGACCACGCCCGCTACCTGAGCTACTTTCGCTGGCGGGAGACGCTGCGGCCTCGCTCCTTCAGCTGGGCACTGGATTTCTGCAAGGCCTGCTGGAAACTGCAGCAGGAATCCAGGTACCAGACGGTGCGCAGCATAGCGGCTTGGTTCACCTGA